Proteins from a genomic interval of Caulobacter sp. SL161:
- a CDS encoding YciI family protein has protein sequence MALFAILCKDKPGALDTRLATRPTHLDYLNQSTGLKLAGALLGDDGNPIGSLLIVEAEDLAAAQAQADNDPFTTAGVFESVEVRPWRVAIGAL, from the coding sequence ATGGCCCTCTTCGCCATCCTCTGCAAGGACAAGCCCGGCGCGCTGGACACCCGCCTGGCCACCCGCCCCACCCACCTCGACTATCTGAACCAGTCGACGGGCCTGAAGCTGGCCGGCGCGCTGCTGGGCGATGACGGCAATCCGATCGGCTCGCTGCTGATCGTTGAGGCCGAGGATCTGGCCGCCGCCCAGGCCCAGGCCGACAACGACCCGTTCACCACCGCCGGGGTGTTCGAAAGCGTCGAGGTGCGGCCCTGGCGCGTGGCGATCGGCGCGCTCTGA
- a CDS encoding malonic semialdehyde reductase encodes MAKLDDATLAQLFTEARTRNGWNPEPLPESVLRALYELTKFGPTAANATPARFYFVTSAEAKARLAKLSSGSNGPKILQAPCTVIIGYDLDFPETLPKLFPHAPGAKDWFSDPVAKEWGALRNSSLQGGYFMIAARALGLDVGPMSGFDNAGVDAEFFAGTNIKSNFIVSIGHGTDEGLFPRNPRLDFDEAAKIL; translated from the coding sequence ATGGCCAAGCTCGACGACGCCACGCTTGCGCAATTGTTCACCGAGGCCCGCACGCGCAACGGCTGGAATCCCGAGCCCCTGCCCGAAAGCGTGCTGCGCGCGCTGTACGAGCTGACCAAGTTCGGCCCGACAGCGGCCAACGCGACGCCGGCCCGCTTCTATTTCGTGACCTCGGCCGAGGCCAAGGCACGCCTGGCCAAGCTGTCTTCGGGCTCGAACGGCCCCAAGATCCTGCAGGCGCCGTGCACGGTCATCATCGGCTACGACCTCGATTTCCCGGAAACCCTGCCCAAGCTCTTCCCGCATGCGCCCGGCGCCAAGGACTGGTTCAGCGATCCGGTCGCCAAGGAATGGGGCGCGCTGCGCAACAGCTCGTTGCAGGGCGGCTATTTCATGATCGCCGCGCGGGCGCTGGGCCTGGATGTCGGTCCGATGTCGGGCTTCGACAACGCCGGTGTCGACGCCGAGTTCTTCGCCGGCACCAATATCAAGAGCAATTTCATCGTCTCGATCGGCCACGGCACGGACGAGGGCCTGTTCCCGCGTAACCCGCGCCTGGACTTCGACGAGGCCGCCAAGATCCTGTAA
- the rimI gene encoding ribosomal protein S18-alanine N-acetyltransferase, protein MNLRPVGSEAAFDLADLHDKAFDRPWTALEFDDLLKSPGAFAILGEAGEPAEAKGFILCRAIAGEAEILTVAVDPAARRRGWGAALVEVAAGIAAETKAEAMFLEVAADNSAAIALYRATGFLKVGLRKGYYPHPDGAKDALVMRRALNT, encoded by the coding sequence ATGAACCTGCGTCCCGTCGGCTCAGAAGCCGCCTTCGATCTCGCCGACCTGCACGACAAGGCCTTCGACCGCCCCTGGACGGCGTTGGAGTTCGACGACCTGCTGAAGTCCCCGGGCGCCTTCGCGATCCTCGGCGAGGCCGGCGAGCCGGCGGAGGCCAAGGGTTTCATCCTGTGCCGCGCGATCGCGGGCGAGGCCGAAATCCTGACCGTAGCGGTCGATCCCGCCGCCCGACGGCGCGGCTGGGGCGCGGCCCTGGTCGAGGTGGCCGCCGGGATCGCCGCCGAGACCAAGGCCGAGGCGATGTTTCTGGAGGTCGCCGCCGACAACAGCGCCGCCATCGCGCTCTACCGGGCGACCGGTTTCCTCAAGGTGGGTTTGCGCAAGGGCTATTATCCCCATCCCGATGGCGCCAAGGACGCGCTGGTGATGCGA
- the murJ gene encoding murein biosynthesis integral membrane protein MurJ, with translation MIRSSAIYSGLTLVSRLMGFVRDLVISYFLGASANFAADAFNTAQMFPNLFRRIFAEGAFAAAFVPAYSKTLDRDGAEVADKLAADAMATIAAFTVGLTLIAQATMPWLMMVISPGFGFGTDKYKLAVILTQITMPYLPCMAIVALLSGVLNARGKFIVSAAAPILLNVVTLIAVIPTRNAHDAAVAASWGIFAAGLAQVALLVWAVRKAGATIRWRLPRLTPEIRGLIALAIPGAIAASASQINITISGVLASHVNGARTWLAYADRLYQLPLGLVGVAIGVALLPRLSRAVAAEDRAEAQGAMDQAIVFALALTLPAAVALFSIPFFLIDGLFTRGEFTVFDARQTANALLHYGWGTPAFVLARILSPAFFARGDTKGPMRFALISVAVNIGLGLALFPVMGVPGLAAATSAASWINVLQMALTLNKRGDYAPSAAAWGKIVRVLAASVALGLILAAMSHWRAALEAPILAIGVGSAKELAILGTCVLAAGLYPVLLLLSGGVTLAEARTVLRRGAGR, from the coding sequence ATGATCCGGTCATCGGCGATCTATTCGGGCCTGACCCTGGTCAGCCGGCTGATGGGCTTCGTGCGCGATCTGGTGATCTCGTACTTCCTGGGGGCCAGCGCCAATTTCGCGGCCGACGCCTTCAACACCGCTCAGATGTTCCCCAACCTGTTCCGGCGGATCTTCGCCGAGGGGGCCTTCGCGGCGGCGTTTGTACCGGCCTATTCCAAGACCCTGGACCGCGATGGAGCCGAGGTGGCCGACAAGCTGGCCGCCGACGCCATGGCGACCATCGCCGCCTTCACGGTGGGCCTGACCCTGATCGCCCAGGCGACCATGCCTTGGCTGATGATGGTGATCAGCCCAGGCTTTGGCTTTGGAACCGACAAGTACAAGCTGGCCGTGATCCTGACCCAGATCACCATGCCCTATCTGCCCTGCATGGCGATCGTGGCCCTGCTGTCGGGCGTGCTGAACGCCCGGGGCAAGTTCATCGTCTCGGCCGCCGCCCCGATCCTGCTCAATGTCGTGACCCTGATCGCGGTGATCCCGACCCGCAACGCCCATGACGCGGCGGTGGCGGCCTCGTGGGGCATCTTCGCGGCGGGGCTCGCGCAGGTGGCGCTGCTGGTCTGGGCGGTGCGCAAGGCCGGAGCCACGATCCGCTGGCGGCTGCCGCGCCTGACGCCGGAGATCCGGGGCCTGATCGCCCTGGCCATACCCGGCGCCATCGCCGCCAGCGCCAGCCAGATCAACATCACCATCTCGGGCGTGCTGGCCAGTCATGTAAACGGCGCGCGGACCTGGCTGGCCTATGCCGACCGCCTGTACCAACTGCCGCTGGGCCTGGTGGGCGTGGCCATCGGGGTGGCCCTGCTGCCGCGCCTGTCGCGGGCCGTGGCCGCCGAGGACCGCGCCGAGGCGCAAGGCGCCATGGACCAGGCCATCGTCTTCGCCCTGGCCCTGACCCTGCCGGCCGCTGTGGCCCTGTTCAGCATTCCGTTCTTCCTGATCGACGGCCTGTTCACCCGGGGCGAGTTCACGGTGTTCGACGCGCGCCAGACGGCCAACGCCCTGCTGCACTACGGCTGGGGCACCCCGGCCTTCGTGCTGGCCCGCATCCTGTCGCCGGCCTTCTTCGCCCGGGGCGACACCAAGGGCCCGATGCGGTTCGCCCTGATCTCGGTGGCGGTGAACATCGGCCTGGGCCTGGCCCTGTTCCCGGTCATGGGCGTGCCCGGCCTGGCGGCGGCGACCAGCGCCGCCTCGTGGATCAATGTGCTGCAGATGGCGCTGACCCTGAACAAGCGCGGCGACTACGCCCCCAGCGCCGCCGCCTGGGGCAAAATCGTCCGCGTGCTGGCGGCCAGCGTAGCCCTGGGCCTGATCCTGGCGGCGATGTCGCATTGGCGCGCCGCGCTTGAGGCGCCGATCCTGGCGATCGGTGTTGGATCGGCCAAGGAGCTGGCCATCCTGGGGACCTGCGTCCTGGCCGCCGGGCTCTATCCTGTGCTGCTGCTACTCTCCGGCGGCGTGACCCTGGCCGAGGCCAGGACCGTGCTGCGACGGGGCGCCGGCCGCTGA
- a CDS encoding NifU family protein: MFIQTETTPNPEVLKFLPGREVLGEGAREFRTPEEGDASPLAKALFDLGDVTRVFFGPDFLTVTKGEDAQWPHLKAPILAAIMDHFTSGRPLLLDQNAEGGGHDEGDYDEETSQIVAEIKELLDTRIRPAVAQDGGDIVFSRFEPQTGVVWLHMRGACSGCPSSSATLKSGVENMLKHYVPEVTRVEQTL, from the coding sequence ATGTTTATCCAGACCGAAACCACGCCCAATCCCGAGGTCCTGAAGTTCCTTCCCGGCCGCGAAGTGCTGGGTGAGGGCGCGCGCGAGTTCCGCACGCCCGAGGAGGGCGACGCCTCGCCGCTGGCCAAGGCGTTGTTCGACCTCGGCGACGTGACGCGGGTGTTCTTCGGCCCCGACTTTCTCACGGTGACCAAGGGCGAGGACGCCCAGTGGCCGCACCTGAAGGCGCCGATCCTGGCCGCGATCATGGACCACTTCACCAGCGGCCGTCCGCTGCTGCTGGACCAGAACGCCGAAGGCGGCGGCCACGACGAGGGTGACTACGACGAGGAAACCTCGCAGATCGTCGCCGAGATCAAGGAACTGCTCGACACCCGCATCCGTCCGGCCGTGGCCCAGGACGGCGGCGACATCGTGTTCTCGCGCTTTGAACCTCAGACGGGCGTCGTCTGGCTGCACATGCGCGGCGCCTGCTCGGGCTGCCCGTCCTCGTCGGCGACGCTCAAGTCCGGCGTCGAGAACATGCTCAAGCACTATGTGCCCGAAGTGACGCGGGTCGAGCAGACCCTCTGA
- a CDS encoding cytochrome P450: protein MSDGSIDLKADARARAYSIPLEDYHVADPALFQADAMWPYFERLRKEAPVHYSKGDEEVGPYWSVTRYNDIMTVDTTHQVFSSDAHLGGITIRNFDEDFVLPMFIAMDQPKHDIQRKTVSPIVSPANLGRLEGIIRERVCGILDALPINEPFDWVDKVSIELTTQMLATLFDFPWEERRKLTRWSDIATASPESGLIESEEARRAELLECLAYFTNLWNERVNLTEPGNDLISMLAHGEATRDMPPMEYLGNVILLIVGGNDTTRNSLTGGLYALSKNPQEEAKLRADPSLIPNMVSEIIRWQTPLAHMRRTALEDYELAGQTIKKGDKVVMWYVSGNRDDTVIEDADKFIVDRPNARRHLSFGFGIHRCVGNRLAEMQLKIVWEEILKRFPKIEVLEEPKRVYSTFVKGYERMMVRIPERI, encoded by the coding sequence ATGAGCGACGGTTCGATCGATCTTAAGGCTGACGCGCGGGCGCGGGCCTATTCCATTCCCCTTGAGGACTATCACGTCGCCGATCCGGCCCTGTTCCAGGCCGACGCGATGTGGCCCTATTTCGAGCGCCTTCGGAAGGAGGCGCCGGTCCACTATTCGAAAGGGGATGAGGAGGTCGGCCCGTACTGGTCGGTCACCCGCTATAACGACATCATGACCGTCGACACGACCCACCAGGTCTTCTCGTCGGACGCGCACCTGGGCGGCATCACCATTCGGAACTTCGACGAGGACTTCGTCCTGCCGATGTTCATCGCCATGGACCAGCCCAAGCACGACATCCAGCGCAAGACGGTCAGCCCGATCGTCTCGCCGGCCAATCTGGGCCGTCTGGAAGGCATCATCCGGGAGCGGGTCTGCGGGATCCTCGACGCCCTGCCGATCAACGAGCCGTTCGACTGGGTCGACAAGGTCTCGATCGAGCTGACCACCCAGATGCTGGCCACCCTGTTCGACTTCCCTTGGGAAGAACGCCGCAAGCTCACGCGCTGGTCGGACATCGCCACCGCCTCGCCCGAGAGCGGCCTGATCGAGAGCGAGGAAGCCCGCCGCGCCGAGCTGCTGGAGTGCCTGGCCTATTTCACCAACCTCTGGAACGAGCGGGTGAACCTGACCGAGCCGGGCAACGACCTGATCTCGATGCTGGCCCACGGCGAGGCCACCCGCGACATGCCGCCGATGGAGTATCTGGGCAATGTCATCCTGCTGATCGTCGGCGGCAATGACACCACCCGCAACTCGCTGACCGGCGGTCTCTACGCCCTGTCCAAGAACCCGCAGGAAGAAGCCAAGCTGCGCGCCGATCCCAGCCTGATCCCGAACATGGTCTCTGAGATCATCCGCTGGCAGACGCCGCTGGCCCACATGCGCCGCACGGCGCTGGAAGACTACGAACTGGCCGGCCAGACCATCAAGAAGGGCGACAAGGTCGTCATGTGGTACGTCTCGGGCAACCGCGACGACACGGTGATCGAGGACGCCGACAAGTTCATCGTCGATCGCCCCAACGCTCGCCGCCACCTGTCGTTCGGCTTCGGCATCCACCGCTGCGTCGGTAACCGCCTGGCCGAGATGCAGCTGAAGATCGTCTGGGAAGAGATCCTCAAGCGCTTCCCCAAGATCGAGGTGCTGGAGGAGCCCAAACGCGTCTACTCGACCTTCGTGAAGGGGTACGAGCGGATGATGGTGCGGATCCCCGAGCGGATCTAA
- the tsaB gene encoding tRNA (adenosine(37)-N6)-threonylcarbamoyltransferase complex dimerization subunit type 1 TsaB: MILSIDTCLGASSVALLDGDRVLATRAEPMTRGHQERIGILARETAAEAGVAFADLSRIAVTVGPGSFTGLRVGLAFAKGLATALSIPCVGVNTLESLAFGTKGFAVALIDARMEQVYMQAFVDGAAVMAPDALGLGEASARLVELYRGGPATLIGSGAPLLADTMRGAVILTPAAPDPVAVARLAAGRPAPAHAPRPLYLRAPYATLPTT; encoded by the coding sequence ATGATCCTGTCGATCGACACCTGCCTGGGCGCCAGCTCGGTCGCCCTCCTCGACGGCGACCGCGTGCTGGCGACGCGCGCCGAACCGATGACCCGGGGCCACCAGGAGCGCATCGGGATCCTGGCGCGCGAGACTGCGGCGGAGGCGGGCGTCGCGTTCGCGGATCTGTCGCGGATCGCCGTGACGGTGGGCCCCGGCTCCTTCACCGGCCTGCGCGTGGGCCTGGCCTTCGCCAAGGGCCTGGCCACCGCGCTCTCCATCCCGTGCGTGGGCGTCAATACGCTGGAGAGCCTGGCCTTCGGGACGAAGGGCTTCGCCGTGGCCCTGATCGATGCGCGCATGGAGCAGGTCTATATGCAGGCCTTCGTCGACGGCGCAGCCGTGATGGCCCCCGACGCCTTGGGCCTTGGCGAGGCCTCAGCGCGCCTTGTTGAGCTGTATCGGGGCGGCCCAGCGACCCTGATCGGCTCGGGCGCACCGCTGCTGGCCGACACCATGAGGGGGGCGGTGATCCTGACCCCCGCCGCGCCCGATCCCGTGGCCGTGGCGCGCCTGGCCGCCGGCCGACCCGCTCCGGCCCATGCCCCCCGGCCGCTCTATCTGCGCGCGCCTTACGCAACCCTGCCTACGACCTAG
- the trpS gene encoding tryptophan--tRNA ligase, translated as MTDQAPVTYAGPPRVLSGVQPSGALHLGNYLGALVKFTRLQHEIDTFIFVADLHAITVWQDPAALAQQTREIAAAYIASGLDPDKATIFPQSAVREHAELSWIFNCVARLGWLDRMTQFKEKSGKHKERSSVGLYTYPVLQAADILIYKATHVPVGEDQKQHLELTRDIAQKFNHDFNAPGFFPLPDPLIQGPGARVMSLRDGSAKMSKSDPSDYSRINLTDTADDIAAKVRKARTDPEPLPETIEELATRAEADNLVGIFAALAGKTKAQVLAEYAGKGFGTFKPALAELAVESLAPVGERMRGLLGDPAVLDAILAKGAEKAREAAAPTLAEVKKLVGFWGA; from the coding sequence ATGACCGACCAAGCTCCCGTCACCTATGCGGGCCCGCCCCGCGTGCTTTCGGGCGTCCAGCCCTCGGGCGCCTTGCATCTCGGCAACTATCTCGGCGCGCTGGTGAAGTTCACCCGCCTGCAGCACGAGATCGACACCTTCATCTTCGTGGCCGACCTGCACGCCATCACCGTCTGGCAGGACCCGGCGGCCCTGGCCCAGCAGACCCGCGAGATCGCGGCGGCCTACATCGCCTCGGGCCTCGATCCAGACAAAGCGACGATCTTCCCGCAGTCGGCGGTGCGCGAGCACGCTGAGCTGTCCTGGATCTTCAACTGCGTCGCGCGTCTCGGCTGGCTGGACCGCATGACCCAGTTCAAGGAGAAGAGCGGCAAGCACAAGGAGCGCAGCTCGGTGGGCCTCTACACCTATCCGGTGCTGCAGGCGGCCGACATTCTCATCTACAAGGCCACCCACGTGCCGGTCGGCGAGGACCAGAAGCAGCATCTGGAGCTGACCCGCGACATCGCCCAGAAGTTCAACCACGACTTCAACGCGCCCGGCTTCTTCCCGCTGCCCGATCCGCTGATCCAGGGCCCGGGCGCGCGGGTCATGAGCCTGCGCGACGGCTCGGCCAAGATGAGCAAGTCCGACCCGTCGGACTATTCGCGCATCAACCTGACCGACACGGCCGACGACATCGCCGCCAAGGTCCGCAAGGCCCGCACCGATCCGGAACCGCTGCCCGAGACGATCGAGGAACTGGCGACCCGCGCCGAGGCCGACAACCTGGTCGGCATCTTCGCGGCCCTGGCCGGCAAGACCAAGGCGCAGGTGCTGGCCGAGTACGCCGGCAAGGGCTTTGGGACGTTCAAGCCAGCCCTCGCCGAACTGGCGGTCGAGAGCCTGGCGCCGGTGGGCGAGCGGATGCGCGGCCTGCTGGGCGATCCGGCAGTGCTGGACGCGATCCTCGCGAAGGGCGCCGAAAAGGCCCGCGAGGCCGCCGCCCCGACGCTGGCCGAGGTCAAGAAGCTGGTCGGCTTCTGGGGCGCCTGA
- a CDS encoding class I SAM-dependent methyltransferase yields the protein MTADMHFDAETVTHRGGLSKLRSLTKVNPRLAPNLAKTMLGGPRDHAVVEAFNAHAADKGFEFTSTWASNNIPFVTPLLRDFAAKRPAGETIRYMEIGAYEGRNLAFMDWLLPDRLAVTVIDPWFDEALNPEEKYHAVEPRFRRNMDKCGFKSLSTHKGFSTYVLPQMLERGEQFDLIYVDGSHTALAVLIDLCFCASLLSVGGMMVLDDYWHDISEIGGPGVKQAVDQFHAAFGRYFEIAAVYRQVALVKTAEIPR from the coding sequence ATGACCGCCGACATGCACTTCGACGCCGAGACGGTCACCCATCGCGGCGGCCTCTCGAAGCTGCGTTCGCTGACCAAGGTCAATCCGCGCCTGGCGCCCAATCTGGCCAAGACCATGCTGGGCGGTCCGCGCGACCACGCCGTGGTCGAAGCCTTCAACGCCCACGCCGCCGACAAGGGCTTCGAGTTCACCTCGACCTGGGCCAGCAACAACATCCCCTTCGTCACGCCGCTGCTGCGCGACTTCGCGGCCAAGCGGCCGGCGGGCGAGACGATCCGCTACATGGAGATCGGCGCCTATGAGGGCCGGAACCTGGCGTTCATGGACTGGTTGCTGCCCGACCGCCTCGCGGTCACGGTCATCGATCCGTGGTTCGACGAGGCGCTGAACCCAGAAGAGAAGTACCACGCCGTCGAACCGCGCTTCCGTCGCAACATGGACAAGTGCGGCTTCAAGAGCCTTTCGACCCACAAGGGCTTTTCGACCTATGTCCTGCCGCAGATGCTGGAGCGGGGCGAGCAGTTCGACCTGATCTATGTCGATGGCAGCCACACGGCGCTGGCCGTGCTGATCGACCTGTGCTTCTGCGCCAGCCTGCTCAGCGTGGGCGGCATGATGGTGCTGGACGACTACTGGCACGACATCAGCGAGATCGGCGGGCCGGGCGTGAAGCAGGCCGTCGACCAGTTCCACGCCGCCTTCGGCCGCTATTTCGAGATCGCCGCCGTTTACCGTCAGGTGGCGCTGGTGAAGACCGCCGAAATCCCGCGCTGA
- a CDS encoding Rieske (2Fe-2S) protein produces the protein MRDAEDNPARPPAGTVLCALDEIASPGSKGFRWREGDAMFAGFVVRKGETLVGYVDSCPHAGWPLAGFAGRYLTRDNDLILCSGHAALFRIEDGGCVAGPCPTSARLTPWPVTVRDGQIVTA, from the coding sequence TTGCGGGACGCCGAGGATAATCCCGCCCGTCCCCCGGCGGGGACCGTGCTCTGCGCTCTGGACGAGATCGCCTCGCCCGGGTCGAAGGGCTTTCGCTGGCGCGAGGGCGACGCGATGTTCGCCGGCTTCGTCGTGCGCAAGGGCGAGACCCTGGTCGGCTATGTCGACAGCTGTCCGCACGCCGGCTGGCCCCTGGCCGGTTTCGCCGGCCGCTACCTGACCCGCGACAACGACCTGATCCTGTGTTCGGGCCACGCGGCCCTGTTCCGCATCGAGGACGGCGGCTGCGTGGCGGGGCCCTGCCCGACCAGCGCCCGCCTGACGCCTTGGCCCGTCACGGTGCGCGACGGACAGATCGTCACGGCCTGA
- a CDS encoding DUF1131 family protein encodes MTPRHSDLALPLLLLAACGPAKTDQASKADDSAKGPVTVAIAPYAGGPLKISNDGAGPINASVAFDLATLKVLFPKAKVEQAFLQSGEGPALPIITLEQDNTPLAEIGKSDDGDIGYVRVEAGDARGPKDEQLLAKWGDLGFSLDQCRAGAAREINMTICVRPDAPQVSYVFGVPGWTKAGLPPEAFLKAKGQLNALIWRPAEGAVVGAA; translated from the coding sequence ATGACCCCCCGCCACAGCGACCTCGCCCTGCCACTGCTGCTTCTGGCCGCCTGCGGTCCCGCCAAGACCGACCAGGCCTCCAAGGCCGACGACAGCGCCAAGGGCCCGGTCACCGTGGCCATTGCGCCCTACGCCGGCGGCCCCCTGAAAATCAGCAACGACGGCGCTGGACCGATCAACGCGTCCGTCGCCTTCGACCTCGCCACCCTGAAGGTGCTCTTCCCCAAGGCCAAGGTCGAGCAGGCCTTCCTGCAGTCGGGCGAGGGCCCGGCCCTGCCGATCATCACCCTCGAACAGGACAACACGCCGCTGGCCGAGATCGGCAAGAGCGACGACGGCGATATCGGCTATGTCCGCGTCGAGGCCGGCGACGCGCGCGGCCCCAAAGACGAACAGCTTCTGGCCAAGTGGGGCGATCTGGGCTTCTCGCTGGACCAATGCCGGGCCGGCGCGGCCCGGGAAATCAACATGACGATCTGCGTGCGCCCCGACGCGCCGCAGGTGTCGTACGTTTTCGGCGTCCCAGGCTGGACGAAAGCCGGCCTGCCGCCGGAGGCCTTTCTGAAAGCCAAGGGTCAGCTCAACGCCCTGATCTGGCGCCCCGCCGAGGGCGCCGTCGTCGGCGCGGCCTGA